In Anomaloglossus baeobatrachus isolate aAnoBae1 chromosome 2, aAnoBae1.hap1, whole genome shotgun sequence, the DNA window gcggggcttgcttgaggagcgggatctgaagggccatagagacctacaggggaggggacacacactgcagtagggagtgtctctcccctgtacagaacggccgccgggaggagccgagcctgtccctctgcatgagtgacatgcgagggcagtgaaacagaaactaggcctccgacgAAGCTGggtcctaaatttgagcggcgcggccaacgcgcaggcaccatcggcgcggttctcaggcaacagctagagaacccgccggaaatgtcagtaaacacaataagcacactctaccccaacaataaagtacagggaccccgaaatctaaacgtctcaggtacttagctgctgagacgcagggccaagtccctggggatgagtgctccggtccagcagggtcctgaagggctgcggatggagaccggtgtcctgccaagcatggagaccgtgctggctcccacttcaagccagagcccaggagggatggtgaaggagcacggcatgtaaaggctccagcctaggaatcaaccttacaacaccgccgacacagtggggtgagaagggacatgccgggggtccagacgtggaccccactcttcaatctcgttccaaaaggaaaaaatcatatgagaatgcatgtgtggatgtatgcctcctgaacacaaagcgataaactggctgggtctgctcaccagggggtgtataagctcagggggaggagctacacttttaagtgtagtactttgtgtgtcctccggaggcagaagctaaacacccatggtctgggtctcccaaaggaacgataaagaaaatatttATTTTCTTTGGAAATGGGGGGGTCATCGGTGCACCCATGGCGGGACCCAGAGCTCGGTGCACTGTTACATCCCTCCATGTCTCCTGCCTCAAATAACTCCACATTCTGCAGCTTCATTCAGGGACCATAATGTACAATACGGGACACAGGGGACTCAGGGTGACAATATTCAGCCTCCAGGTACCAAAATGCTGCATAAACATGGAAGTATATACAGCGCTGCTCATGATCCCATCTGATAGACAGAAAGACCAGTTTGTCTACGTGAGGcggacctacacacacacacacacattatatatatatatatatatatatatatatatatatatatatatatatatatacacacacatatatatatatacacatatatatatatatacacatatatatacacacagtcatatgaaaaagtttgggcacccctataaaggtgaattttttttctttataacaatttgggtttttgctatgtcagtgtcatatatctaataacagatggactgaggaatatttctggattggaatgaggtttattgtactaacagaaaatgtgcaatccgcatttaaactaaatttgaccggtacaaaagtatgggcacccttatcaattccttgatttgaacactcctaactactttttactgacttaataaggcactaaattggttttgtaacctcattgagctttgcacttcataggcaggtgtatccaatcatgagaaaaggtatttaaggtggccacttgcaagttgttctcctatttgaatctcctatgaagaggggcatcatgggctcctcaaaacaactctcaaatgatctgaaaacaaagattattcagcatagttgttcaggggaaggtacaaaaaattgtctcagagatttaacctgtcagttttcactgtgaggaacatagtaaggaaatggaagaacacaggtacagttcttgttaagcccagaagtggcaggccaagaaaaatatcagaaaggcagagaagacgaatggtgagaacagtcaaggacaatccacagaccacctccaaagacctgcagcatcatcttgctgcagatggagtcactgtgcatcggtcaacaatacagcgcacgttgcacaaggagaagctgtatgggagagtgatgcgaaagaagccgtttctgcaagcacgccacaaacagagtcgcctgaggtaaagcacatttggacaagccagttacattttggaagaaggtcctgtggactgatgaaacaaagattgagttgtttggtcatacaaaaaggtgttatgcatggaggcaaaaacacacggcattccaagaaaagcacttgctacccacagtaacatttggtggaggttccatcatgctttggggctgtgtggccaatgccggcaccgggaatcttgttaaagttgagggtcgcatggattcaactcagtatcagcagattcttgacaataatgtgcaagaatcagtgacgaagttgaagttacgcaggggatggatatttcagcaagacaatgatccaaaacaccgctccaaatctactcaggcattcatgcagaggaacaattacaatgttctggaatggccatcccagtccccagacctgaatatcattgaacatctgtgggatgatgtgaagtggcggtccatgctcggcgaccatcaaacttacctgacctggaattgttttgtaaacaggaatggtcaaatctaccttcatccaggatccaggaactcattaacagctacaggaagcgactagaggctgtgatttctgcaaaaggaggatctacaaaatattaatgtcacttttatgttgaggtgcccatacttttgcaccagtcaaattttgtttaaatgcggattgcacattttctgttagtacaataaacctcatttcaatccagaaatattactgaatccatcagttattagatatatgacactgaaatagcaaaaacccaaattgttataaagaaaaaagggtaacattaataggggtgcacaaactttttcttatgactgtgtatatatatatacatacatacagttaggtccagaaatctttggccagtgacacaattttggcgagttgggctctgcatgccaccacattggatttgaaatgaaacctctacaacagaattcaagtgcagattgtaacgtttaatttgaaggtttgaacaaaaatatctgatagaaattgtaggaattgtcacatttctttacaaacactccacattttaggaggtcaaaagtaattggacaaataaaccaaacccaaacaaaatattttttttttcaatattttgttgcaaatcctttggaggcaatcaatgccttaagtctggaacccatggacatcaccaaacactgggtttcctccttcttaatgctttgccaggcctttacagccgcagccttcaggtcttgcttgtttgtgggtctttccgtcttaagtctggatttgagcaagtgaaatgcatgctcaattgggttaagatctggtgattgacttggccattgcagaatgttccacttttttgcactcatgaactcctgggtagctttggctgtatgcttggggtcattgtccatctgtactatgaagcgccgtccgatcaactttgcggcatttggctgaatctgggctgaaagtatatgccggtacacttcagaattcatccggctactcttgtctgctgttatgtcatcaataatacaagtgacccagtgccattgaaagccatgcatgcccatgccatcacgttgcctccaccatgttttacagaggatgtggtgtgccttggatcatgtgccgttccctttcttctccacacttttttcttcccatcattctggtacaggttgatcttggtctcatctgtccatagaatacttttccagaactgagctggcttcatgaggtgtttttcagcaaatgtaactctggcctgtctatttttggaattgatgaatggtttgcatctagatgtgaaccctttgtatttactttcatggagtcttctctttactgttgacttagagacagatgcacctacttcactgagagtgttctggacttcagttgatgttgtgaacgggttcttcttcaccaaagaaagtatgcggcgatcatccaccactgttgtcatccgtggacgcccaggcctttttgagttcccaagctcaccagtcaattccttttttctcagaatgtactcgactgttgattttgctactccaagcatgtctgctatctctctgatggattttttcttttttttcagcctcaggatgttctgcttcacctcaattgagagttccttagaccgtatgttgtctggtcacagcaacagcttctaaatgcaaaaccacatacctgtaatcaaccccagaccttttaactacttcattgattacaggttaacgagggagacgccttcagagttaattgcagcccttagagtcccttgtccaattacttttggtcccttgaaaaagaggaggctatgcattacagagctatgattactaaaccctttctccgatttggatgtgaaactctcatattgcagctgggagtgtgcactttcagcccatattatatatagaattgtatttctgaacatgtttttgtaaacagctaaaataacaaaacttgtgtcactgtccaaatatttctggacctgactgtatatatatatatatatatatatatatatatatataatctaaagctaagtgtatgtatctatgtatgtatgtgtgtatgtgtgtccgctaaagcaATCCACACGTCACATTTCAGCGgtcattacacgctacgatttcgctacagcgatctcgttggggtcacggaatttgtgacgcacatccggccgctgtagcgatgtcttagcgtgtgactcctaggagcgattgtgtattgttgcaaaaacgtccaaaatcgctcctcgttgacatgggggtccgctgccagttatcgctgctgtcgcaggggcgatgttgttcgtcgttcctgcgacagtgcacatcgctacgtgtgacaacgcaggaacgaggatcatctccttacctgcctccggccacaatgcggaaggaaggaggtgggcgggatgttacgtcccgctcatctcctcccctccgctttcattgggcggccttttagtgacgtcgctgtgacgccaaacggaccgcccccttagaaaggagacggtacgctggtcacagcgacgtcgctatgcaggtaagtatgtgtgacgggggtgccagattttgtgcgcgacgggcagcaatatgcccgtcgcacacaaacgatgggggtgggtctcatgctagcgatatcgggccggatacgatcacgaaattttgcacggaTGCCCCATGTCAgtgagggaacgtcatagactatgttttgaggggaagatttaaccccgcgctttacagttattcaccaaaaaacctgcttacattagagctacaggtcattaataggagctgtgattggttgctataggcaacgaaggacattaatACAGTAGTATAAgatgcttatgtgtgaggtaatataatatcggtggagagatggacagagagagacagaaagagacagagacaaagagacagagacacagagacacacacagacagacacccagagataaagacacagagacagacacacagagacacagagacagagacacacagacatatacacacagagacacacaaagagacagacacacagagagacacacagggacaaacacagagacagagacacaaagacagagacacacaaagacagagacacagagacagagacacacagacatagacacacagagacacacaaagacagagacacacagagacacacaaagacagagacacagagacagagacacacagacatagacacacagagacacacaaagagacagacacacagagagacacacagggacaaacacagagacagagacacaaagacagagacacacaaagacagagacacagagacagagacacacagacatatacacacagagacacacaaagagacagacacacagagagacacacagggacaaacacagagacagagacacaaagacagagacacacaaagacagagacacagagacagagacacacagacatagacacacagagacacacaaagacagagacacacagagacacacaaagacagagacacagagacagagacacacagacatagacacacagagacacacaaagacagagacacagagagagacacacagagacaaatagacagagacagagacacaaagacagagacagacacacacagagacacacaaagacagagacacacagacatagacacacagagacacacaaagacagacagacacacagagagacacaaagacaaagacagacacacagagagacacacagagacaaatacacagagacagagacacaaagacagagaccgagacacacagagacacacaaagacagactgacacacagagatacaaagacagagacacacatacacaaacacacagagacacagacacacagaggcacgaATACACAGAAACAAagaaagagaggcagacagagagggagagtgtgagtgtgagagagtgagcgagacagagagacacttagttacataTATATTCAAATAGGAAGGCGGGCATACACCACACAGTAGAAAAGGGATAGTAGGTGACTTTGCTATAACCCCCACCCTACATGGCATGGACTACACCCTCCATGGCATGGACCCCACCCTCCATGGCATGGTCTCCACCCTCCATGGCATGGTCTCCACTCTCCATGGTATGTTCTCCCCTCTCCATGGCATGGTTTCCACTCTCCATGGTATGTTCTCCACTCTCCATGGTATGGTCTCCACTCCCCATGGCATGGTTTCCACTCTCCATGGCATGGTCTCCACTCTCCATGGCATGGTCTCCACTCTCCATGGCATGGCCTCCACTCTGCATGGTATGGCCTCCACTCTCTATGGTATGGTCTCCACTCTCTATGGTATGGTCTCCACTCTCCATGGCATGGCCTCCACTCTCCAGGGTATGGCTTCCACTCTCCATGGTATGGCCTCCACTCTCCATGATATGGTCTCCACTCTCTATGGTATGGTCTCCACCCTCCATGATATGGATTCTACTATCCATGTGTTCACTTTCATTCAAACTAGGACCTCTATTCTCCTTGCAATGACTTCTATTGTCTATGCTATGGCCTCCACTCTTTGTGATTTGAGGCCTAATCGTCCTGATTTAGCCTGTGTTCTCCATGCTACAGCCTCTAGTGTCCATGCAACATTTTATTGCTTGTATTCCCAGTGCTATGACCTGTATTCTCCATGGCGTAGACTCTATTCTCCTTACCATGGCCTCCACTCTTCATGCTATAGCTTCTGATCTCTGTGCCTCTACTCCACCCTCTATTCTATGACCTCCACTCTCAATAGCCCCTGTCTATAGTAAATATACCTTCACACATGTCTTCTGGTTCCTTGTAGATGAAGTGTAAGCATCAGCTTCTGGACTTCAGTCTGAACTCATTTGATGACCAGTACATCGGATGCTCGGACCACTATGAGACGGATCTCATGCCAAAAATATTAACTTGGGAGAAATCCTTCAACTTGGCCTTTGGTTCGGCATGGGAGCGGGCGGCGGCACAGTGGAAGAAGGTGAAGAGCAGAGTGCGCCTTCCCAGTGACTTTACAGATGAGTTTGGGATAGCGATCATCGTCTACACCACAGACTGGCCGGAGGGAAGCCCAATCTATAAAGAACTCAATGAGAATGTGACCGGGGCTGGAAGGTCCAGACAGCACTACATGGAGAACTTCCATTATAAGGCTCTCCACTTCTACTTGACCCGAGCCTTGCAGGTGCTGAGGAAGAACTCAAAAAGACTAACCAAGACTTACAAAGTCTACAGGGGCACAGACATCTCTCTGCAGGTATCGGGGGAGGTGGACCTGAGGTTCGGGAGATTCACTTCTTCCTCTCGGAATATAGAAGTAGCCAAGGAATATTCTGGAGGACTGTTCTTTGAGATGACAACCTGCTTCGGAGTGGACATCCACCGAATCTCCTTCTTCCCCAAAGAGCAGGAAGTTCTGATCCCGGTGGCTGAGAAATTCCGACTTgtggagaaaagcgggaatgtttaTATTCTGGAGACTGCGTGTGAAGTGTGCAGTCACTTCAACTGCACGTACCTAGGAGGTAAGAGTCCGAGTATAAAGGGGATCAATGGCCATTTACAGAGACCTGTCCATGACGTGTCCATCGTAGAGAGAAGGTAATGTAGATGTCCACTGTACAGTATGCTGAAGCAAATCTTGGGTCAGCTTGTGACTATCACATGGCCTTTCTCAAAAAGACTAATGTACCTTGTATCTACTGCTCCAGAGACTTCTGTCCCCTGCATGGGTCCAGATGATCCTGCTGCTCCGGAGGCCTCTGTCCCCTGCATGGGTCCAGATGATCCTGCTGAACCGGAGACCTCTGTCCCCTGCATGGGTCCAGATGATCCTGCTGCTCCGGAGACCTCTGTCCCCTGCACGGGTCCAGATGATCCTGCTGCTCCGGAGACCTCTGTCCCCTGCACGGGTCCAGATGATCCTGCTGCTCCGGAGACCTCTGTCCCCTGCACGGGTCCAGATGATCCTGCTGCTCCGGAGACCTCTGTCCCCTGCATGGGTCCAGATGATCCTGCTGCTCCGGAGACCTCTGTCCACTGCATGGGTCCAGATGATCCTGCTGCTCCGGAGACTTCTGTCCACTGCATGGGTCCAGATGACCCTGCTgctccggagactctgtccactgcATGGGTCCAGATGATCCTGCTGCTCCGGAGACTTCTGTCCACTGCATGGGTCCAGATGACCCTGCTGCTCCAGAGACCTCTGTCCCCTGCATGGGTCCAGATGATCCTTCTACTAGACATGACCATGTGTCCTCCAGGAGGACTGAGGAGCTGGTAAAGACAAACTCCCGACAGATGGGGAGAGGGTTTAAACTCAGCATCCAAATGTGttatttttacccccagtgagagccgttcaGAGAccacaagcggctcacactgggggcgGCTGCCATCAGTCACATCCGAGCTCCTGTGAAATTCGGCTGAGCCCTGAtcgtacccgagcaccccgatgatcGATCTAGGATCCAGCAGTGCTCGCTCACTCACCATTAGTCAGGCGCACTCAGCATTAGTCAGGCGCACTCAGCATTAGTCAGGCGCACTCAGCATTAGTCAGGCGCACTCAGCATTAGTCAGGCGCACTCACAATGCTGTATATTGTCTTTCAGGC includes these proteins:
- the LOC142292366 gene encoding ecto-ADP-ribosyltransferase 3-like isoform X3 produces the protein MKCKHQLLDFSLNSFDDQYIGCSDHYETDLMPKILTWEKSFNLAFGSAWERAAAQWKKVKSRVRLPSDFTDEFGIAIIVYTTDWPEGSPIYKELNENVTGAGRSRQHYMENFHYKALHFYLTRALQVLRKNSKRLTKTYKVYRGTDISLQVSGEVDLRFGRFTSSSRNIEVAKEYSGGLFFEMTTCFGVDIHRISFFPKEQEVLIPVAEKFRLVEKSGNVYILETACEVCSHFNCTYLGGKSPSIKGINGHLQRPVHDVSIVERR
- the LOC142292366 gene encoding ecto-ADP-ribosyltransferase 5-like isoform X1 — protein: MYHSWHLLFVASASLCLDLAGISPDSREEDDGVQITTLISWKKNKKNAGKQTPAETFSFLTPMKCKHQLLDFSLNSFDDQYIGCSDHYETDLMPKILTWEKSFNLAFGSAWERAAAQWKKVKSRVRLPSDFTDEFGIAIIVYTTDWPEGSPIYKELNENVTGAGRSRQHYMENFHYKALHFYLTRALQVLRKNSKRLTKTYKVYRGTDISLQVSGEVDLRFGRFTSSSRNIEVAKEYSGGLFFEMTTCFGVDIHRISFFPKEQEVLIPVAEKFRLVEKSGNVYILETACEVCSHFNCTYLGGKSPSIKGINGHLQRPVHDVSIVERR
- the LOC142292366 gene encoding ecto-ADP-ribosyltransferase 5-like isoform X2 translates to MYHSWHLLFVASASLCLDLAGISPDSREEDDGVQITTLISWKKNKKNAGKQTPAETFSFLTPMKCKHQLLDFSLNSFDDQYIGCSDHYETDLMPKILTWEKSFNLAFGSAWERAAAQWKKVKSRVRLPSDFTDEFGIAIIVYTTDWPEGSPIYKELNENVTGAGRSRQHYMENFHYKALHFYLTRALQVLRKNSKRLTKTYKVYRGTDISLQVSGEVDLRFGRFTSSSRNIEVAKEYSGGLFFEMTTCFGVDIHRISFFPKEQEVLIPVAEKFRLVEKSGNVYILETACEVCSHFNCTYLGGEKRDFPVCSSVP